A segment of the Defluviitalea raffinosedens genome:
TAATCCTTGCTAGTTTTTGCTAGCTTTTTCTATCCTTCAATCAATGGAATTGATTGGGTTTTATTTGGTGTGCTGTTTAGTTTTCAAAGATCGATGATGTTAACTGCTGCTCGCTTTTTATTACTTCGCGGTCACAGCAAAAAAAATTATATCAAATATGATTTTGTTTGTCAACAACTTTTTTCAAATATTTTTTGTTGCCTCGTTGTTTCATTAATATATCATATAGCAGTAAAAAAATCAAGCCGGAAATACTTTTAAGCAGAGAATGAATTGAAGGTTCCAACTCGAGCTGGTAAACTCGGTCTGGAACCCTCATCATTATGATGCACTTCTTTAGATTATTAGAATACAGGAACAATTTCTCCGTTATAGTTGTCTTCAATAAATTTCTTTATTTTTTCGGAGGTAAGCGCTTCTGCTAAAGCCTTCAAGTCTTCTCTGTTCCCATCCCCTTTTCTTATTGCAAGGACATTTACATAAGGAGAATCAGCGTCTTCAATTGCTATAGCATCTTCTGTAGGAGATAATCCTTTTTGAAGCGCAAAGTTTGTATTAATAACTGCACAGTCTACATCTTGCAAAACCATTGGAAGTGCTGCAGCTTCCATCTCCTGGAATGTCAGGTTCTTTGGATTGTTTTTAATATCCAATACAGTGGCTGATTGATTATTTACATCATTTAATTCAATGATACCATTTCTATGAAGAAGTGCCAAAGCTCTTGCTTCGTTACTTGGGTCATTAGGAATAGCGATTACTGCGCCATCTTTTAATTCATCTAATGAAGCAATTTTTTCCGAATAAATTCCCATAGGTTCGATATGAACTTTTGCAAGGACTTCTAAATCATATCCGAATTCTGCCATTTGTGATTCTAAGTATGGGATGTGTTGGAAAAAGTTTGCATCCACTTCTTTTTCATTGAGAGAACGATTGTGAATGTTATAGTCATCGATTACCTGGATTTCTAATGTAACACCTTTTTTCGCCAAATCATCTTTAATATGTTCTAACATCTGTGCATGGGGCGCTGATGTCGCAGATACTTTAAGAACTTTGCTTTCTTTTGTGCAGCCTCCCAATATTGCTATGGTAAATAAGGCTAAGGTTAATATTGATATGAATTTTTTCATTCCTAATCTCTCCTTCACGTTTTATTTTTTTATATTGATCTATTTTTTATTCATTGCTTTCGCAATGCTGTTGCCAATCCATTGAAGAATTTGAACTAAAATGATAAGAAGTATTACTGTGGCAATAATAAGTGAAACATCGTATCTGTAATATCCGTATTGGATTGCCACACTGCCAAGGCCTCCCCCGCCTACGGTTCCTGCCATTGCACTGTAACCTATGAGATTCACTACAGTAAGCGTAATACCAAGAATTATGGAAGCCATTGCTTCCGGTATAAGAACCTTCGTAATAATTTCCCACGTGCTTGAACCCATGGCTACGGCTGCTTCAACAATTCCTTTATCTACTTCTTTAAGTGAACTCTCAACGACTCTTGCCACAAAAGGTGCTGCTGCTATGGATAATGGAACAATGGTTGCTGTCGTTCCCAGACTCGTGCCAACAATCATTCTGGTAAAGGGAATCAGAGCAACAATCAAAATAGCAAAAGGAAAGGACCTTCCAATGTTTACAATTGTACCGAGGATACGGTTTAATTGTATTCTTTCTTTGATTCCTCCCTGATCTGTAATAACAAGTATTACGCCTAAGGGTAGCCCAATAATAGTAGAAATCAAAGTTGCTGCAAATACCATATAGAGTGTATTCCCGGTTTCTGTTAGTAAAAGCCAGAAAGCCTGGTCAGGATTTTGAAAGATCATTGGGAGATCACCTCACATTCCACGCCGTTTTCTTCCAGAAAAGCAACTGCG
Coding sequences within it:
- a CDS encoding methionine ABC transporter permease, which produces MIFQNPDQAFWLLLTETGNTLYMVFAATLISTIIGLPLGVILVITDQGGIKERIQLNRILGTIVNIGRSFPFAILIVALIPFTRMIVGTSLGTTATIVPLSIAAAPFVARVVESSLKEVDKGIVEAAVAMGSSTWEIITKVLIPEAMASIILGITLTVVNLIGYSAMAGTVGGGGLGSVAIQYGYYRYDVSLIIATVILLIILVQILQWIGNSIAKAMNKK
- a CDS encoding MetQ/NlpA family ABC transporter substrate-binding protein, which produces MKKFISILTLALFTIAILGGCTKESKVLKVSATSAPHAQMLEHIKDDLAKKGVTLEIQVIDDYNIHNRSLNEKEVDANFFQHIPYLESQMAEFGYDLEVLAKVHIEPMGIYSEKIASLDELKDGAVIAIPNDPSNEARALALLHRNGIIELNDVNNQSATVLDIKNNPKNLTFQEMEAAALPMVLQDVDCAVINTNFALQKGLSPTEDAIAIEDADSPYVNVLAIRKGDGNREDLKALAEALTSEKIKKFIEDNYNGEIVPVF